Part of the Paenibacillus sp. FSL R7-0273 genome is shown below.
TACAATGCAATTTGTGCGGAATTATCATGAAGCTCCGGACGATTCCCCTGTGGACAAGCTGTTTAAGGATATTAATCCGGAAGAAAGAGGGCTTTTAATTCTTCGTGTGGTTGAACAATACAGCTTTGATGAGATTGCGCAGATTACCGGGCACAGCTCGGTGGCTCTCCGCAAGAAATACGAACGGCTCCGGAAAAAGCTGGTCCAGCAAAAAGCGAACGAGGGAGGCTGCAGTCATGGAGAAGTGGCAGAGTCAAACTGAGCGGCAAACAATGGAGCATATCCGCCGCAGCATCGAAAAGGTTGAATTACCTGTGGACAGTTATAACAAACCGATTATGAACCGTATAGAGCAACTGGAGTTGAAAGGAGGAAGGAGATTGAAATTACTTAAGAAAACATTAGTAGCCGCAAGTTTAACTATACTCCTTGTAATAGGAACAATAACAGCCGGATTCATCTCTCCGGCGTGGGCAGATACATTAAGGCAGCTTCCGGTTTTCAGCAGTGTGTTCAAGCATACGGAAAATCCGGGCTTAAAGCTCGCGGCGGAAAAGGGCCTGACGACTTTACCTAACTTGAGTGTCACTCATGATGGGGTGACCTTAAGTATTACAGAAGTATTATATGACGGTACCCGGCTGGCTGTTGGTTTTGAAAGAGCTGGAGTTGTGGATGAGCGGGTAATGGCGGAGATCACTAATTTCCGTACCCATGAATTTGATCAAACGACTAAAGGTCTACTGGGGTTACCGGTTGTAACCCTGCCGACAGGCGAACCGGTTAGCTCCGGCTCCTCATCCATAGGAGGCGTATATGGACAATCAAATATGATTTTATTAGAGATGAATGAGCTTCGGAACACCGCAGCCCTTGGAGATGAATTTAAGGTTGATATCCGTGTGCCGGTTGCGCAGATCGCAGAGCCGTTTGAGTTTCAGGTAACTGTGAAAAAGGTACAAGAGGGAATCATTAGCCTTAAACCGGATCAGGAAGCAAGCAAAGACTCCTTCCATTATACGGTTAAGAGCCTGGATATCACGCCTGTTACGATGAGACTGATTATAACCAGTAAAGGGGAAGTACCTGTTTCGGCGGAGCAGACGGGGGAGTATGCTCCAACTTCGGTGTTCTATGAACTTGTAGATGATTCAGGCAACGTTTTGAATTCACAGTTGGGATATGCGAGAGGCAAGGCGGTTCAGCATCCGATCCTGGACAGCTCCTATAATACTTTCCCTGAGGTGCCTAAGACGATTACGGTCAGACCCTACACGTGTACTTTAGATAATGAGCTGAATCTGTTGAAGGATGTTAACGGGGAGCGTATAAAAACCTATTACAAAGAGCTTGAGACTACAATCGTGATTCCGTGAAGAATAATATAGATTGAATTAATAAATCCAGGTCCGTGTCTGCTGGGCAGATGCGGGCTTGTTTGTGTTATTAGTAATCAGAGTGATGAAATGGGAATATAAATCTCACTGGTGGATGCGGGGTTTTCTGGTCCAAGGTAGTCCTTTCCATAATACTCAAATTCATAGGGGAGCGTAAGCCGGTAATCGGTCTTGGGCAGAAATACGCCGTAGATATATTTATAGGTTGCTGAAATATCAGCTGATCTTCCTGTATGCAGAAATTTCAGATAACGAGCCGGGGCCAAGCTGTGGACAGAGAGTTCAGGAGACAATAGCGATTGTCCTGTCAGGGAACGGGCGGAAGCGCACGAAGACGTATTAGTTAACTCGCACCCGCACAGAAAACGGATTCC
Proteins encoded:
- a CDS encoding DUF4179 domain-containing protein encodes the protein MEKWQSQTERQTMEHIRRSIEKVELPVDSYNKPIMNRIEQLELKGGRRLKLLKKTLVAASLTILLVIGTITAGFISPAWADTLRQLPVFSSVFKHTENPGLKLAAEKGLTTLPNLSVTHDGVTLSITEVLYDGTRLAVGFERAGVVDERVMAEITNFRTHEFDQTTKGLLGLPVVTLPTGEPVSSGSSSIGGVYGQSNMILLEMNELRNTAALGDEFKVDIRVPVAQIAEPFEFQVTVKKVQEGIISLKPDQEASKDSFHYTVKSLDITPVTMRLIITSKGEVPVSAEQTGEYAPTSVFYELVDDSGNVLNSQLGYARGKAVQHPILDSSYNTFPEVPKTITVRPYTCTLDNELNLLKDVNGERIKTYYKELETTIVIP